CATTTCTTCTCTTCGCGACTGTTTTTGATTTCCTCCTCAAAGTACGCTTTGAAGCAAAGTACCTGGAAATAAAAATCAGCCAAAAAAATGATATGCTTCATCTTGTGACACGCAAATTCCATCCACCATACCTTCTTGTCAAGAGTAACAAAAGCTGGGATGAAAGGCCGAGTTTCCGGGTGGGTGGGCGAGGGAGCCGAGTGGTAGGACAAATTGACCAAGTCTTTTACATACTTGGTGTCAAAGGAGCCGTAAGTGAAGTCGGGCTTGTCACCGGACATGCCGCTGAGCTCCTCTTGCATCATCTGCTCTGTTAATAGAGGCTCCAGTCCGATGCCCAGCCTGGGCGGACGGGCCAATGCCAGGCCTCTGAAATAGGACAAAGTTTGAGGGCGATGGAAGGCGGATTTCTGGGGagggaaaaaacaaacatcaatgAAGTCCATGACacactttgtattttttttagctaCTGCTAGAATTGCTAGAATCTCCATCAGCAGGATAATGCAATTAGTCTGACTTGCATATTAAAATGTGCATCTGGAATGCAAAACCGCCAGACAACTTTAGTCTAGCTGAGTAATTAGAAAACCAATTAATGTTCAATTTGACAATTGTGGAAATGAATGGCATGCTGTTAGACTGGAGCAGTGGTGCAAGACTGAATGGGTTTTAAAACCGGTCATACTGGTTTGAAATGTTACAAAATCAGTGAGTGGGAATTTCTTCTTACCGTTACATCCTGGAAAGAGAAGCCCGGCAAGAACGGCAAGCCGTTGTTGTCCATTTTGCGTGACATTGTTGCTTCGAGAGGCGGGTTTACATTTAACAACACGATTTTGTGCAGATAATCGCAACGACATAAAACGACGTGacgctgcttttattttggcCGTTTCCGGGATGTCACTTATGTGAATATATAGAAGCTttataatttttaatttttttttaatgggctcAAATTCTCGGCTAAAACATTTCAATCGATCCTAGCAGCGTGTCCAAAACAAAGATGATGTCATTGCAGACCGGAATGAGAAACTGAGCTTCATGCGTTTTAAGACGTTTATTTCAAACATGCTAATCCTCCTACTTAAAGTTGACGTGAGGCAAGCTCGCCGTCACCGTTTACGTGACGTCACGAAACGACGCGTTCGCTGCAAATGAATAcgaataaaaacatttattaCACAATGTATTATGAAATGTGCTAATGTTTTGAAGAGGCTGTATTGTTTTACCTTAAAAAGCTATGCTCGGGGCCGAACCAGTTTTCATGGAAACACAAAACTAAATTAAAATGGaaaaaagaggggaaaaaagtagGAATACatgcataaataaaatattaaaatcaCTTTGACAGTTGAAATGAAGTGCTTTTATTCGAAGaagtttgtgtctttttttggggggggggatgtgaGTTCCAGCGTTGACCACCAAGGGGCGAGCAAGACTAAAGTGAGCTCGCTGGGcgtacatttttttaaagaccACCAGAAACGCCCACAAGCGAGTTCAAAATTAGgtatacaattttaaaaaactTCATTTTATTTACCCATGCCATCTTTTATTTTCTGACCCTCCTTGCTCCTATATTATTGCATCCTTCTAAcctatttttcctttttttgtcagaaTTTAATTTACTTTTTCGTTCTTCCTGGATAGATGGGCCGACTGAAAATATTAGAAGACGTGATATTTTTCAACAATTTATTCCAAACACAGGAATCATCTCTTGGTCTCGCGTTTGTCAGCTATCTCCGCGTTCATATGCAAAcgaaaacaatttttttctctccaaaaaTGATACAGCTTAGACAGGCTGTCCCAATGTGGGTGACCCTAAAATGTCCTATCCGTTACTCACCTCAAGTAGAACATTATTAAAGAAAATATTGTCATTTCTACACTCGAATCCAGAGAAGCACAAACAGAACTGGATTGTAAATAGCTTATATTAATACGGGCGATGTGATTTGAAATCTTAGCTCGCAGTGACTGATGCTTCCAAATATGAATCCTGTTCAGCGTGTTTCAAAAgcaactaaaaacaaccaaaaggAAATACACTCAATGATTTGGTATTTCTAATCAGCAGATCTGCGAGAGACCGTAGCTTGAAAAGGCACTGCACTGTGAGTTTCACATTCCGTATCAAAATATAAGGTGAAATCACTAAAAACCTCTTTGAGGCTCTCTATGATATTTTCTCTCTTCAAACGCCGACGtacatggtttaaaaaaaaaaaaaaaaaagggggggttgACCCCTCTTAGAAGGCAAAACCAAACAGACACTTGTAGGATTGTATCCCTGAGACGCCGGACCTTTGCCAAGTATAAAAAATATCTCATGATAAACCATACGCGAggacaaaaatacacacaaatcaATAAGCTATtaaatattataaaatatatttcataAGGGTTGcgaggggagggaaaaaaaaagaaaatatcttttGGTTTTGTAAAAGGTAGCAtcctctgtggaaaaaaaagattgtcctGTACACTTCTTGCTAGCTAAAAATCCAAGCGTTGCAGCTGCCTGATGCCTCGCTCACCGCTTTGAATCACCTCCAAGAGGTCCGAGGAAGCCAGCGTCCCACAAGAGATGGTCGAAAACTTCCCAAAAAAGAAGGCCAACGATTTTGAAGGTATCCCCGTGCTTGATTGACAGGCGCGAGCCATCCTAAGTCTTGTTCAAGTAAGCTTTCCGCCCCAAAAGCGTTTTGTCAGTAATACCGATTGAGACTCCGCGTTCCGGGGACATCTGGCTGCCCGTTCATCCAGATTTCCCTGATGATTCGCTCCCTCTCCTCTAACCTCTGTGCTCGCTCCAGTTCCTCGGCCGACGTGAACACGTTCATGTTGAGCGTTCGCTCGAAGCGCCGGTGCCTTCTCGCAGATAGATCCGAGTTGGCGTCCCAGTCGGAGTCGGACTCGCTGGAGTCCGAGGACGAGTCGGTTGGGGGGCGGGCGCGTTTCTTGCCGGCGGGTTGCCGGTGGCGTGGCTGGCAGTCGGTGCGACAGGAGATCTGGACCACCAGCGCAA
This genomic stretch from Syngnathus scovelli strain Florida chromosome 20, RoL_Ssco_1.2, whole genome shotgun sequence harbors:
- the LOC125990568 gene encoding protein eva-1 homolog A isoform X3; translation: MALISNALAAYTYVSNHPERAALFFVCGVCLGLFLTLIALVVQISCRTDCQPRHRQPAGKKRARPPTDSSSDSSESDSDWDANSDLSARRHRRFERTLNMNVFTSAEELERAQRLEERERIIREIWMNGQPDVPGTRSLNRYY